A section of the Enterococcus montenegrensis genome encodes:
- the hrcA gene encoding heat-inducible transcriptional repressor HrcA, whose translation MLTKRQQDILRLIIQHYTKTGLPVGSKSLMAAGINASSATIRNDMKALEEAGLLQKTHSSSGRIPSMVGYRYYVDHLLKPTRVAKTDMQVIKRSFGKEFHEINDIIQQSAEILSNLTSYTALSLGPDMKDRRLTGFRIVPLNSRQVIAIIVTDQGNVESQVFALPQSVSGADLEKMVRIINDKLVGEPLLTVYQRLRTEIPMILHKYFQTTEGILDLFDLMLGQVFEEKVFVGGRMNMIDFEPATDVDQFKSIYRFMKDPEELMQLLIPPTDNIDIRIGDELGNDLFHNMSLIQASYDISGHGKGVIALLGPASMQYSKMFGLLDVFSRELAEKLAEYYRSLDATS comes from the coding sequence ATCCAACATTATACGAAGACCGGCTTGCCGGTGGGTTCTAAGTCTTTAATGGCAGCAGGAATTAATGCTAGTTCAGCAACGATCCGCAATGATATGAAAGCTTTAGAAGAAGCAGGTCTCTTACAAAAGACGCATTCTTCTTCTGGTCGTATTCCTTCGATGGTGGGTTACCGTTATTACGTTGACCATCTTTTAAAGCCTACTCGTGTAGCAAAAACGGATATGCAAGTAATCAAGCGGTCTTTTGGAAAAGAATTTCATGAGATTAACGATATTATTCAACAATCTGCTGAAATTTTATCCAATTTAACCAGCTATACTGCCTTGTCCTTGGGTCCGGATATGAAGGATAGACGTCTGACCGGTTTTCGAATTGTCCCGTTAAATAGTCGTCAAGTGATTGCGATTATCGTAACGGATCAAGGCAATGTTGAAAGTCAAGTCTTTGCCTTGCCGCAAAGTGTCAGCGGAGCTGACTTGGAAAAGATGGTACGGATCATCAACGACAAATTAGTGGGTGAGCCGTTACTAACGGTTTACCAACGTCTGCGTACTGAGATTCCGATGATCTTGCATAAATACTTTCAAACAACAGAAGGTATTTTAGATTTATTTGATTTAATGTTGGGTCAAGTTTTTGAAGAAAAGGTCTTTGTCGGCGGTCGCATGAATATGATTGATTTTGAACCTGCTACTGATGTGGATCAGTTCAAATCAATTTACCGCTTTATGAAAGACCCTGAAGAGTTGATGCAGCTTTTAATTCCACCAACAGATAACATTGATATTCGTATTGGTGATGAGTTGGGCAATGACTTATTTCATAATATGAGCTTAATTCAAGCCAGTTATGATATTTCTGGTCATGGTAAAGGTGTGATTGCATTATTAGGTCCTGCAAGTATGCAGTATTCTAAAATGTTTGGTTTACTTGATGTGTTTTCCAGAGAACTAGCCGAGAAATTGGCGGAGTATTATCGTTCGCTCGACGCAACAAGTTAA
- the grpE gene encoding nucleotide exchange factor GrpE — MSEKDQELKDQELKDQELKDQEVAEATEQKDLEQESVTDELTELTAKIDEMDDQLLRAKAEIANITNRNRNERELLQRYRSQDLAKKLLPAIDNLERAMATDVSDEQGINLKKGVEMTLASLQQALKEEGIEEIAAEGEAFDPNFHQGVQTVEASDDAPANTIVQVLQKGYKLHDRVLRPSMVIVAQ; from the coding sequence GTGTCAGAAAAAGATCAAGAATTAAAAGATCAAGAATTAAAAGATCAAGAATTAAAAGATCAAGAGGTAGCGGAAGCTACTGAACAAAAAGATTTGGAACAAGAATCTGTCACAGATGAATTAACTGAACTGACAGCAAAAATTGATGAAATGGACGACCAATTATTACGGGCAAAAGCAGAAATTGCGAATATTACCAATCGTAACCGTAATGAAAGAGAACTTTTACAACGTTATCGTTCACAAGACTTAGCAAAAAAACTATTACCGGCTATTGACAATTTGGAGCGAGCAATGGCAACAGATGTCTCGGATGAACAAGGCATTAATTTGAAAAAAGGTGTTGAAATGACCTTAGCTAGTTTGCAACAAGCTTTAAAAGAAGAAGGAATTGAAGAGATTGCTGCTGAAGGCGAAGCTTTTGATCCCAACTTCCATCAAGGTGTGCAAACTGTTGAAGCAAGTGATGATGCACCTGCCAATACAATTGTGCAGGTACTACAAAAAGGCTACAAGTTACACGATCGCGTCTTACGACCAAGTATGGTTATTGTAGCCCAATAA
- the dnaK gene encoding molecular chaperone DnaK, translating into MSKIIGIDLGTTNSAVAVLEGGEAKIIANPEGNRTTPSVVSFKNGEIQVGEVAKRQAVTNPNTVSSIKRHMGEAGYKVEVEGKSYTPQEISAMVLQYIKGFAEDYLGEKVEKAVITVPAYFNDAQRQATKDAGKIAGLEVERIVNEPTAAALAYGLDKTDRDEKILVFDLGGGTFDVSILELGDGVFDVLSTAGDNHLGGDDFDNKIIDHMVAEFKKDNGIDLSNDKMAMQRLKDAAEKAKKDLSGVTSTQISLPFITAGDAGPLHLEMTLTRAKFDELTADLVERTKVPVRQALKDAGLSQSEVDEVILVGGSTRIPAVVEAVRKETGKEPNKSVNPDEVVAMGAAIQGGVITGDVKDVVLLDVTPLSLGIETMGGVFTKLIDRNTTIPTSKSQVFSTAADNQPAVDIHVLQGERPMAADNKTLGRFQLTDIPAAPRGIPQIEVTFDIDKNGIVNVSAKDLGTQKEQKITIKSSSGLSDDEIERMVKDAEANAEADKARKEEVDLRNDVDALLFSVDKTLKELEGKVDADEVKKAEDARDELKAAVEANNLEDMKAKRDALNEIVQNLTVKLYEQAAQQQADADPTQAQGGADDVVDADFEEVDGDDK; encoded by the coding sequence ATGAGTAAAATTATTGGTATTGACTTAGGTACAACAAACTCTGCAGTCGCAGTCCTAGAAGGCGGCGAAGCAAAAATTATTGCAAACCCAGAAGGTAACCGAACAACTCCTTCTGTTGTATCATTTAAAAATGGCGAAATTCAAGTTGGGGAAGTAGCAAAACGTCAAGCTGTAACCAACCCAAATACTGTTTCTTCTATTAAACGCCACATGGGCGAAGCAGGCTACAAAGTTGAAGTAGAAGGAAAATCTTATACACCACAAGAAATTTCAGCAATGGTATTACAATACATTAAAGGCTTTGCAGAAGACTACTTAGGTGAAAAAGTAGAAAAAGCTGTTATTACAGTTCCTGCATACTTTAACGATGCACAACGTCAAGCAACTAAAGACGCTGGTAAAATTGCCGGTCTTGAAGTAGAACGGATTGTCAATGAACCAACCGCCGCTGCTTTAGCATATGGCTTGGATAAAACAGATCGTGATGAAAAAATCTTAGTCTTTGACCTTGGTGGTGGTACTTTTGACGTATCAATCTTGGAATTAGGCGATGGTGTCTTTGACGTATTATCAACTGCTGGGGATAACCATTTAGGTGGGGATGACTTTGACAATAAAATCATCGATCACATGGTAGCAGAATTCAAAAAAGACAACGGCATCGATCTTTCAAATGACAAAATGGCAATGCAACGTTTGAAAGATGCTGCAGAAAAAGCCAAAAAAGACTTATCTGGTGTGACAAGTACACAAATCAGCTTACCATTTATCACTGCAGGAGACGCTGGTCCTTTGCACTTAGAAATGACATTAACACGAGCAAAATTTGATGAATTGACAGCTGACTTAGTTGAACGGACTAAAGTACCAGTTCGCCAAGCGCTAAAAGATGCTGGTTTATCACAATCAGAAGTAGACGAAGTAATTTTAGTAGGTGGTTCAACTCGTATTCCTGCGGTTGTTGAAGCAGTTCGCAAAGAAACTGGTAAAGAACCAAACAAATCTGTTAACCCAGATGAAGTTGTAGCAATGGGTGCTGCTATTCAAGGTGGTGTTATTACAGGTGATGTTAAAGATGTTGTCTTACTAGATGTAACCCCATTATCATTAGGTATTGAAACAATGGGTGGAGTCTTTACAAAATTAATTGACCGCAATACAACCATTCCAACGAGCAAATCACAAGTATTCTCAACTGCCGCAGATAACCAACCTGCTGTTGATATTCATGTGTTGCAAGGTGAACGTCCAATGGCTGCAGACAACAAAACATTAGGTCGTTTCCAATTGACAGATATTCCAGCTGCACCTCGTGGTATTCCTCAAATCGAAGTAACATTTGATATTGATAAAAACGGGATTGTAAATGTATCTGCTAAAGACTTAGGTACACAAAAAGAACAAAAAATTACGATTAAATCTTCATCAGGTTTATCAGACGACGAAATCGAACGCATGGTAAAAGATGCAGAAGCAAATGCGGAAGCTGATAAAGCACGTAAAGAAGAAGTTGACTTGCGCAATGATGTAGATGCTTTATTATTCTCTGTTGATAAAACATTAAAAGAATTAGAAGGTAAAGTTGACGCAGATGAAGTGAAAAAAGCAGAAGATGCGCGGGATGAATTAAAAGCTGCTGTTGAAGCTAATAATTTAGAAGATATGAAAGCAAAACGCGATGCGTTAAACGAAATCGTCCAAAATTTAACAGTTAAATTATACGAACAAGCAGCACAACAACAAGCTGATGCTGACCCAACACAAGCACAAGGTGGCGCTGATGACGTTGTCGATGCTGATTTTGAAGAAGTTGACGGCGACGATAAATAA
- the dnaJ gene encoding molecular chaperone DnaJ, with the protein MADKRDYYEVLGLQKGASDDEIKKAYRKLSKKYHPDINKEPDAEDKFKEISEAYEILSDPQKRAAYDQYGHAGTDPNYGGGYGGFGGGNYGGFSGGGSFGGFEDIFESFFGGGGGRSADPNAPRQGADLQYAVNLKFEEAIFGVEKTVKYNREEVCHTCGGNGAKPGTQPVTCSKCHGSGTINVERQTPLGRMMSRQTCDVCHGTGKEIKDPCPTCHGSGHEKKAHEVKVTVPAGVEDGQQMRLQNQGEAGENGGPYGDLYVVFRVEESDIFDRDGAEIYYELPLNFVQAALGDEINVPTVHGEVKLKVPAGTQTGTNFRLRGKGAPKLRGSGNGDQHVKVKLITPKNLSEEQRQALRQFAEVSGTKLTEQQSEGFFDKMKDAFGGKKK; encoded by the coding sequence ATGGCAGACAAACGTGATTATTACGAAGTCCTCGGGCTACAAAAGGGAGCTTCCGATGACGAAATCAAAAAAGCATATCGCAAGCTTTCCAAAAAGTATCATCCTGATATTAATAAAGAACCTGATGCAGAAGACAAATTCAAAGAAATTTCGGAAGCTTATGAAATTTTAAGCGATCCGCAAAAACGGGCGGCATATGATCAATATGGTCATGCTGGTACTGATCCGAATTACGGCGGAGGCTATGGTGGCTTTGGCGGCGGTAATTATGGTGGATTCAGCGGTGGCGGTAGTTTTGGCGGTTTTGAAGATATTTTTGAATCCTTCTTTGGTGGTGGCGGCGGTCGTTCTGCTGATCCCAATGCACCAAGACAAGGTGCTGACTTACAGTATGCGGTTAATTTAAAGTTTGAAGAAGCCATTTTTGGGGTGGAAAAAACGGTTAAATACAATCGTGAAGAAGTCTGTCATACTTGTGGCGGAAATGGTGCTAAACCAGGTACACAACCCGTGACGTGTTCAAAATGTCATGGTTCTGGTACGATTAATGTTGAACGCCAAACGCCTCTAGGACGGATGATGAGTCGTCAGACTTGTGATGTATGTCATGGAACAGGTAAAGAAATCAAAGATCCATGTCCAACTTGTCATGGATCAGGTCATGAAAAGAAAGCTCATGAAGTAAAAGTGACTGTCCCTGCCGGAGTGGAAGATGGGCAACAAATGCGTCTACAAAACCAAGGAGAAGCTGGTGAAAACGGTGGACCTTACGGTGATTTATATGTTGTCTTTCGCGTAGAAGAAAGTGACATTTTTGATCGTGATGGGGCTGAAATTTATTATGAATTACCACTTAATTTTGTTCAAGCTGCATTAGGGGATGAAATTAATGTGCCGACAGTTCATGGTGAAGTGAAATTAAAAGTTCCAGCTGGAACACAAACCGGAACGAATTTCCGTTTACGTGGTAAAGGTGCGCCAAAATTGCGGGGAAGCGGAAATGGTGATCAACACGTAAAAGTGAAATTGATTACACCTAAAAATCTAAGCGAAGAGCAAAGACAAGCATTGCGTCAATTTGCTGAAGTTAGTGGAACAAAATTGACTGAACAACAGTCAGAAGGCTTCTTTGATAAAATGAAAGATGCCTTTGGCGGTAAGAAAAAATAA
- a CDS encoding iron-containing alcohol dehydrogenase: MRVFASPQVYIQGFAAFQTELLCLQRLGKKALIVTDAFVMQMVGEQLVENLNRVEIESAAVLVDHSSQATFFAKTKEMIQTDNYQFIIALGGGKAMDLGKMVANNNHLPVAVLPTSAATDAATSRISVIYDDAGNFVRYNFYAKNPEIVLVDTKIIFAAPQEMLVAGFADGIATYIEARSVWEDQGVNIAGAKPTLAALSLAKTCHDVLIRDIKSALRAQKDGIINAAFENVVESNILLSGLGFENGGLSLAHSFHNVIMGDCQLSVRGSHGQIVAVGLLLQLLIEKRRTEYEDYRQLFTSLKLPTTLPELNLNLSQTMIRDLAKKILLTKQAGNHLGKQVDEAKISTALTELA, from the coding sequence ATGCGCGTTTTTGCTAGCCCCCAAGTTTATATCCAAGGATTTGCGGCTTTTCAAACAGAACTTTTATGCTTGCAACGATTAGGTAAAAAAGCCTTAATTGTGACTGATGCATTTGTGATGCAGATGGTAGGAGAGCAGTTGGTTGAGAATTTAAACAGAGTAGAAATTGAAAGTGCCGCTGTTTTAGTAGATCACAGCAGTCAAGCAACTTTCTTTGCAAAGACTAAAGAGATGATTCAAACTGATAATTATCAATTTATCATTGCTTTAGGGGGTGGGAAGGCAATGGATTTAGGGAAAATGGTTGCAAATAACAATCACTTACCTGTTGCCGTCTTACCTACATCGGCAGCGACGGATGCTGCTACGTCGCGAATTTCTGTTATTTATGATGATGCAGGAAATTTTGTACGCTATAATTTTTATGCTAAAAATCCTGAAATCGTTCTAGTGGATACTAAAATTATCTTTGCGGCACCTCAAGAAATGCTAGTGGCAGGTTTTGCCGATGGTATTGCAACTTATATTGAGGCGCGAAGTGTTTGGGAGGATCAGGGCGTAAATATTGCTGGTGCCAAACCGACCCTAGCAGCGTTAAGTTTAGCTAAAACGTGTCACGACGTTTTAATACGTGATATTAAAAGTGCACTACGAGCACAAAAGGATGGCATCATAAATGCTGCTTTTGAAAATGTCGTAGAGTCCAATATTTTATTAAGTGGTTTGGGGTTTGAAAATGGCGGCTTGAGTTTGGCCCATAGTTTTCATAACGTGATAATGGGAGATTGCCAATTGAGCGTAAGAGGCAGTCATGGTCAAATTGTTGCAGTAGGACTACTTTTACAGTTGTTAATTGAAAAAAGGAGAACAGAGTATGAGGATTACCGTCAATTATTTACGAGTTTGAAACTGCCGACTACCTTACCAGAACTTAATTTGAATTTATCTCAAACCATGATTAGGGATCTTGCTAAGAAAATTTTATTAACGAAGCAAGCTGGAAATCACCTTGGTAAACAAGTAGATGAAGCAAAAATCAGCACGGCTTTAACTGAGTTAGCATAG
- the pcp gene encoding pyroglutamyl-peptidase I yields MKILVTGFDPFDKEKINPALEAVKRLPEEIAGAKIIKLEIPTVFGQAGIVVENAIELNKPDVVVNIGQAGGRFAITPEKVAINLADARIADNAGNQPLDETIVTDGQTAYFTQLPIKAMVAAINAKGLPAAISYTAGSFVCNYIMYYVQYLIDKKYPNLKGGFIHVPFIFEQVVTKPQQPAMSINDIVIGLTAAIAAIATSGQEDIKTVGGTKH; encoded by the coding sequence ATGAAGATTTTAGTAACCGGATTTGATCCTTTTGACAAAGAAAAAATCAACCCCGCCTTAGAGGCGGTGAAACGTCTGCCAGAAGAAATTGCGGGAGCAAAAATTATTAAGTTGGAAATTCCAACAGTATTTGGACAAGCTGGTATAGTAGTTGAAAATGCCATTGAATTAAACAAACCTGATGTCGTAGTTAATATTGGTCAGGCGGGAGGACGCTTTGCGATTACACCTGAGAAGGTAGCGATTAATCTGGCTGATGCGCGAATTGCCGATAATGCCGGAAATCAGCCGCTTGACGAGACGATAGTTACGGATGGGCAAACCGCGTATTTTACCCAATTACCGATAAAGGCCATGGTAGCGGCAATTAATGCTAAAGGACTTCCAGCGGCAATTTCTTATACGGCGGGTAGTTTTGTTTGCAACTATATTATGTATTATGTGCAATACTTAATTGATAAAAAATATCCAAATTTAAAAGGTGGGTTTATCCACGTACCTTTCATTTTCGAACAGGTTGTTACAAAACCACAACAGCCCGCAATGAGTATAAATGACATTGTAATTGGTCTAACAGCAGCAATTGCCGCAATAGCTACTTCTGGGCAAGAAGATATCAAAACTGTTGGTGGAACGAAACATTAA
- a CDS encoding amino acid ABC transporter ATP-binding protein, with amino-acid sequence MAEKIKVTNLVKKYGDNTVLNDMSITINEGEVVCVIGPSGSGKSTFLRCLNRLEEPTSGDIEIDGTHLMAKETNINKVRQHIGMVFQHFNLFPHLSVMQNITLAPTDLGRMSKSDAEKKAVSLLETVGLADKKDALPGSLSGGQKQRVAIARALAMNPDIMLFDEPTSALDPEMVGDVLNVMKKLAKQGMTMVIVTHEMGFAKEVANRVLFCDGGKFLEDGTPDEVFNNPTNPRTKDFLDKVLNV; translated from the coding sequence ATGGCAGAAAAAATTAAAGTAACCAACTTAGTTAAAAAATATGGTGACAATACCGTCTTAAATGATATGAGTATCACAATTAACGAAGGCGAAGTTGTGTGTGTAATCGGCCCATCTGGTTCAGGTAAAAGTACATTTTTGCGTTGCTTAAACCGACTAGAAGAACCTACCAGTGGCGATATCGAAATTGATGGTACCCACTTAATGGCTAAAGAAACGAACATCAACAAGGTTCGTCAGCATATCGGGATGGTATTCCAACATTTCAATTTGTTTCCTCATCTATCCGTGATGCAAAATATTACTTTAGCACCCACCGACCTTGGTCGGATGTCAAAATCAGATGCCGAAAAAAAGGCAGTTAGTTTATTGGAAACAGTTGGCTTAGCTGATAAAAAAGACGCCCTGCCTGGTAGTTTGTCTGGCGGTCAAAAGCAACGTGTCGCTATTGCGCGTGCACTGGCGATGAACCCAGATATTATGTTGTTTGACGAACCAACTTCAGCACTAGATCCCGAAATGGTTGGTGACGTTTTAAATGTCATGAAAAAACTAGCCAAACAAGGGATGACAATGGTCATCGTTACCCATGAGATGGGATTTGCAAAAGAAGTTGCCAATCGTGTTTTATTTTGCGATGGTGGCAAATTTTTAGAAGACGGCACTCCAGATGAAGTCTTCAATAATCCTACTAATCCGCGGACCAAAGACTTCTTAGATAAGGTCTTAAACGTCTAA
- a CDS encoding amino acid ABC transporter substrate-binding protein/permease has protein sequence MKRKLILCLSFLAGFLTLAVNKPAAAAEETYKIGTDITFAPFEFQNEQNEYVGIDIDLLKAIAKDQDFKIELKPLGFDSSIQGVQSNQLDGMIAGMSITDERKKSFDFSDPYYDSGIQMAVAKGDTKIKNYTDLKGKTVGAKVGTESATFLEENKEKYDYSIKLYDAADALYGSLNNNTVQAIFDDEPVLGYAVRKGQPLQLVGDKEKGNSYGFAVKKGKNAELLKKFNAGLKDLKSSGDYDKIVAKYVAKSEDTAATPMKKIEPKKAEYVIASDTAFAPFEFQNTDNKYEGIDVDLLNKAAQMQGFKLKWNHIGFAGAVQAVQGNQADAMIAGMTITDERKQSFDFSEPYFESGIQLAIKKGNDEIKSYADLKGKKVGAKIGTESADFLQKNKDKYGYTIKQYDTADGLYDSVRGGQIDAIMDDYPVIGYAISQGQELATPIKRESGGSYGFAVKKGQSPELLEMFNEALKEMKQTGEYDKILNKYIADGNEQKKSTVDESTIGGLLKNNWKVLLEGLWKTISLALISFVLALAIGVIFGLFSVAPIKGLRIFASIYVDIIRGIPMMVLAFFIFFGLSDAIGFTIPDYTAGVITLTLNASAYIAEIVRGGINAVPVGQMEASRSLGLGYTHTMRKIILPQAIKIMIPSFVNQFVISLKDTTIISVIGVVELLQTGKIIVARNMQSTYVYLIIGVMYLIVITALTRLAKVLEKKVK, from the coding sequence ATGAAAAGAAAGCTGATCTTATGTTTATCTTTTTTGGCAGGCTTTTTAACTTTAGCCGTCAATAAACCCGCTGCCGCTGCAGAAGAAACATACAAAATCGGAACTGATATCACTTTTGCCCCCTTTGAATTTCAAAACGAGCAAAATGAATATGTCGGTATCGATATTGATTTACTAAAGGCAATTGCAAAAGACCAGGACTTTAAAATCGAATTAAAACCCTTGGGCTTTGACAGCTCGATTCAAGGTGTCCAGTCAAATCAATTGGACGGTATGATCGCTGGGATGAGTATCACCGACGAACGTAAAAAATCTTTTGACTTTTCAGATCCTTATTACGATAGCGGTATTCAAATGGCCGTTGCAAAAGGCGATACCAAAATTAAAAACTACACCGACTTAAAAGGGAAAACTGTTGGTGCCAAAGTTGGAACAGAATCTGCAACTTTCTTGGAAGAAAATAAAGAAAAATACGACTATAGTATCAAATTATATGATGCCGCTGACGCTCTTTACGGTTCATTGAATAACAATACAGTACAGGCAATTTTCGATGATGAACCTGTTTTAGGTTACGCGGTTAGAAAAGGACAACCTTTACAATTAGTCGGTGACAAAGAAAAAGGCAATTCATATGGCTTTGCTGTCAAAAAAGGCAAAAATGCAGAATTACTAAAAAAATTCAACGCTGGCTTAAAAGACTTAAAATCTAGTGGCGACTATGATAAAATCGTGGCAAAATATGTTGCTAAAAGTGAAGATACTGCTGCTACTCCGATGAAAAAAATCGAACCCAAAAAAGCAGAATATGTCATTGCCAGCGATACTGCTTTTGCACCTTTTGAATTTCAAAATACAGATAATAAGTACGAAGGTATTGACGTTGACTTATTAAATAAAGCAGCCCAGATGCAAGGTTTTAAATTAAAATGGAATCATATTGGTTTTGCCGGTGCTGTCCAAGCAGTTCAAGGTAATCAAGCCGATGCTATGATTGCTGGGATGACGATCACCGATGAACGCAAACAAAGTTTTGATTTTTCTGAGCCTTATTTTGAATCGGGAATTCAATTAGCCATAAAAAAAGGCAATGACGAAATCAAGAGTTATGCTGATTTAAAAGGAAAAAAAGTTGGCGCGAAAATAGGAACTGAAAGTGCTGATTTCCTCCAAAAAAATAAAGATAAATATGGCTACACGATCAAACAATATGATACAGCTGACGGACTTTATGATTCCGTTCGCGGGGGGCAAATTGACGCTATTATGGATGACTATCCCGTAATTGGCTATGCTATTAGCCAAGGACAAGAACTAGCTACCCCAATCAAACGTGAAAGCGGCGGTTCATATGGCTTTGCTGTTAAAAAAGGACAATCTCCGGAACTTTTGGAAATGTTTAACGAAGCCTTAAAAGAAATGAAACAGACCGGTGAATATGACAAGATCTTAAATAAATACATTGCTGATGGCAACGAACAAAAAAAATCTACGGTTGATGAGTCAACCATTGGCGGTTTGTTGAAAAACAACTGGAAAGTTTTACTAGAAGGATTATGGAAAACAATCTCACTGGCTTTAATCTCTTTTGTATTAGCACTTGCAATTGGTGTTATCTTTGGTTTGTTTAGCGTTGCGCCAATCAAAGGTTTACGTATTTTTGCTTCAATTTATGTCGATATTATTCGTGGGATTCCAATGATGGTACTCGCCTTCTTTATCTTCTTTGGTTTATCAGATGCAATTGGCTTTACCATTCCCGACTATACGGCTGGGGTTATCACATTAACCCTGAATGCTAGTGCCTATATCGCTGAAATTGTCCGTGGTGGTATTAATGCAGTTCCTGTGGGACAAATGGAAGCTTCTCGTAGTTTAGGGTTAGGCTATACCCATACCATGCGCAAAATTATACTGCCCCAAGCTATTAAAATCATGATTCCATCATTTGTTAACCAATTTGTTATCTCGCTAAAAGACACCACCATTATTTCTGTTATTGGGGTTGTTGAATTGCTTCAGACTGGTAAAATCATCGTAGCCCGTAATATGCAAAGTACTTACGTTTACCTAATTATCGGTGTTATGTATTTAATCGTAATTACTGCCTTAACTCGTCTGGCGAAAGTTTTAGAAAAGAAGGTGAAATAA